From a region of the Acidobacteriota bacterium genome:
- the sufC gene encoding Fe-S cluster assembly ATPase SufC translates to MLEIKNLRVSVEGKEILKGVNLKMNEGEIHSIMGPNGSGKSTLANVLAGREEYEVTDGQVFYFGQDLLEMDPEERACEGIFLAFQYPVALPGISNTYFLRAALNAKLKYHGQDEIDAMEFLKLVRSKMKLLKMDDTLMNRPVNDGFSGGEKKRNEIFQMSVLEPKLAILDETDSGLDIDALKVVAEGVNSLRDPKRSFLVVTHYQRLLNYIVPDYVHVLVDGRIAKSGDKQLAIELEEKGYSWLEEKTAAVSA, encoded by the coding sequence ATGCTGGAAATCAAGAACTTGAGAGTGTCGGTCGAGGGCAAAGAGATCCTCAAAGGCGTCAACCTGAAGATGAATGAGGGCGAGATCCACTCCATCATGGGTCCCAACGGCTCGGGCAAAAGCACCCTGGCCAACGTCCTGGCCGGCCGCGAAGAGTACGAGGTCACCGATGGGCAGGTCTTTTACTTCGGTCAGGACCTGTTGGAGATGGACCCTGAGGAACGGGCTTGCGAAGGCATCTTTCTGGCCTTCCAGTACCCCGTCGCCCTGCCCGGCATCAGCAATACCTATTTTTTGCGCGCCGCCCTCAACGCCAAGCTGAAGTACCACGGCCAAGATGAAATCGACGCCATGGAGTTCCTCAAACTGGTGCGCAGCAAGATGAAGCTGCTCAAGATGGACGACACTCTTATGAACCGTCCTGTCAACGACGGTTTCTCGGGAGGCGAAAAGAAGCGCAACGAGATCTTTCAGATGTCGGTCCTGGAACCCAAGCTGGCCATTCTCGACGAAACCGACTCGGGCCTTGATATCGACGCCCTCAAGGTGGTGGCCGAAGGAGTCAATTCGTTGCGCGATCCCAAGCGGTCTTTTCTGGTGGTGACCCACTACCAGCGACTGCTCAACTACATCGTCCCCGACTACGTGCACGTCCTCGTGGACGGCCGCATCGCCAAGTCCGGAGACAAGCAACTGGCCATCGAGCTGGAGGAGAAGGGTTACTCCTGGCTGGAAGAGAAAACCGCAGCGGTTTCGGCCTGA
- the sufD gene encoding Fe-S cluster assembly protein SufD, giving the protein MLEAVKREIDSYREQFAALERESGDAGPIQLRSLRKEAFNYFCDKGFPTTRDEDWKYTNLNPLTRTEFGLQQADPLQASELSRIPFGDLQCPRLTFVNGHFSQDLSTLDQMPQGVTVKTLSRALEEDADWLEEHLGRHAQYQDKPFTALNLAFLRQGAFIKVAPNTVVEKPVQVLYVTTGKAQDGACHPHNLVLVGENSQFKLVENYSALGQVRYFNNVVSEVVVGDNSVVDHFKIDLESLQAFHVNRTAVYQGRSSNYRNFFVAFGGAIVRNDINTVLDGEGSHCGLDGLFVTRERQLVDSFTVMEHAQPNCDSREVYKGILDDSSRGVFHGRIIVRQKAQKTDSKQSSDNLLISDNALVNTKPQLEIYADDVKCTHGATIGQLDDEGLFYLRSRGIPEEAARGLMIYAFASEVISRVTYKPLRERLHDYMADWLPNGDLVREAE; this is encoded by the coding sequence ATGTTGGAAGCAGTAAAAAGAGAGATCGACAGTTACCGCGAGCAGTTCGCGGCCTTAGAGAGGGAGTCGGGCGATGCCGGCCCCATCCAGTTGCGCTCGTTGCGCAAAGAAGCCTTCAATTACTTTTGCGACAAAGGTTTCCCGACCACGCGCGACGAGGACTGGAAGTACACCAACCTGAATCCGCTCACCCGGACGGAATTCGGCCTCCAGCAGGCCGATCCGCTGCAGGCCTCGGAGCTCAGCCGCATCCCCTTTGGAGACCTGCAATGCCCCCGGCTGACCTTTGTCAACGGGCATTTCAGCCAGGACTTGTCGACCCTGGATCAAATGCCCCAGGGCGTGACCGTCAAGACGCTGTCGCGGGCCCTTGAAGAGGACGCCGACTGGCTGGAAGAGCACCTTGGGCGTCACGCCCAATACCAGGACAAGCCGTTTACGGCACTCAACCTGGCTTTCTTGCGCCAGGGCGCCTTCATCAAAGTAGCGCCCAACACGGTGGTGGAAAAGCCGGTGCAGGTGCTATACGTCACCACCGGGAAGGCCCAGGACGGCGCCTGCCATCCCCATAACCTGGTCCTGGTGGGCGAGAACAGTCAGTTCAAGCTGGTGGAGAACTACAGCGCCCTGGGCCAGGTCCGCTATTTCAACAACGTGGTCAGCGAAGTGGTGGTGGGCGACAATTCGGTAGTCGACCATTTCAAGATCGATCTTGAGAGCCTGCAGGCCTTTCACGTCAACCGCACCGCGGTCTACCAGGGACGCAGCAGCAACTACCGCAACTTTTTCGTGGCCTTCGGCGGGGCCATCGTCCGCAACGACATCAACACCGTGCTCGACGGAGAAGGTTCGCATTGCGGCTTGGACGGGCTTTTCGTGACTCGCGAGAGGCAATTGGTGGACAGTTTCACGGTGATGGAGCATGCTCAGCCCAATTGCGACAGCCGCGAGGTTTACAAAGGCATTCTTGACGACAGTTCGCGAGGGGTCTTTCACGGACGCATCATCGTTCGTCAGAAAGCGCAGAAAACCGACTCCAAACAGAGCAGCGACAATCTGCTCATCTCCGACAACGCCTTGGTCAACACCAAGCCGCAGTTGGAGATTTACGCCGACGACGTGAAGTGCACCCATGGGGCCACCATCGGGCAATTGGACGACGAGGGGCTCTTCTACCTGCGTTCCCGCGGGATTCCCGAAGAAGCGGCCCGCGGTTTGATGATCTACGCCTTTGCCAGCGAGGTGATCAGCCGCGTCACCTACAAGCCCTTGCGTGAGCGTCTGCATGATTACATGGCCGACTGGCTGCCCAACGGCGATCTGGTGAGGGAGGCCGAGTAA
- a CDS encoding cysteine desulfurase, which yields MSAIGTSAAQPQSFPQAYDVENIRRDFPILHQEVNGHPLVYLDNAASTQKPRAVIEAVEEYYRRDNANIHRGVHELSQRATDAYEKARSTVQRYLNAAESREIIFVRGATEGINLVAHCLGRSLGEGDEIIISHLEHHSNIVPWQMLAQRSGASLRVIPINDAGEVEVEAYAELLNERTRLVALSHVSNALGTISPVKQMIRMAHEQGALALIDGAQAVQHLEVDVGDLDADFYVFSGHKIYAPTGIGALYGKAELLEDLPPYQGGGDMILSVSFEGTTYNEIPHKFEAGTPNIAGAIGLGAALRYLNEAGVGRIAAYEAELLAYTTRQARQIPGLKAVGTASSKSSVFSFLLDNAHPHDIGTILDQNGIAIRTGHHCAQPVMERFGIPATARISLGMYNTREEIDKALQAVRRVQEIFN from the coding sequence ATGAGCGCCATCGGTACTTCCGCTGCCCAGCCCCAATCATTTCCTCAGGCCTACGATGTCGAGAACATCCGGCGCGACTTCCCCATCCTTCATCAGGAGGTGAACGGCCATCCCTTGGTCTATCTCGACAACGCAGCCTCGACACAAAAGCCGCGGGCCGTCATCGAGGCGGTGGAGGAATACTATCGGCGCGATAACGCCAATATTCACCGAGGGGTGCATGAGCTGAGCCAGCGCGCCACCGATGCTTACGAAAAAGCGCGGAGCACGGTCCAACGATATCTGAATGCGGCCGAAAGCCGCGAGATCATTTTCGTGAGGGGTGCGACCGAGGGCATCAACCTGGTGGCGCATTGCTTGGGCCGCTCTCTGGGCGAGGGCGACGAGATCATCATCTCGCACCTGGAACACCATTCCAACATCGTGCCCTGGCAGATGCTGGCCCAGCGCAGCGGAGCCAGCCTGCGGGTGATACCCATCAACGACGCCGGGGAGGTCGAGGTCGAGGCCTATGCCGAGTTGCTCAACGAGCGGACGCGCCTGGTGGCGCTTTCCCACGTCTCCAACGCGCTGGGGACCATTTCGCCGGTCAAGCAGATGATCCGCATGGCTCACGAGCAGGGTGCCCTGGCGCTGATCGACGGCGCTCAGGCCGTCCAGCACCTGGAAGTCGACGTGGGCGATCTGGACGCCGACTTCTACGTCTTTTCAGGGCACAAGATCTATGCGCCCACCGGTATCGGCGCTCTCTACGGCAAGGCCGAACTGCTGGAAGACCTGCCGCCTTACCAGGGCGGCGGCGACATGATTCTCTCGGTCAGTTTCGAGGGCACCACCTACAACGAGATTCCTCACAAGTTCGAAGCCGGCACGCCCAACATCGCCGGGGCCATCGGGCTGGGCGCGGCTCTGCGCTATCTGAACGAGGCGGGTGTCGGACGCATCGCCGCCTATGAGGCCGAACTGCTCGCTTACACCACCCGGCAGGCCCGGCAGATTCCGGGCTTGAAGGCGGTCGGCACGGCCTCCAGCAAGTCGAGCGTGTTCTCATTCCTGCTCGATAACGCCCACCCCCACGACATCGGCACGATTCTCGACCAGAACGGGATCGCCATCCGCACCGGACATCATTGCGCCCAGCCTGTCATGGAGCGTTTCGGCATCCCCGCCACCGCCCGTATCTCGCTGGGGATGTACAATACCCGCGAAGAGATCGACAAAGCCTTGCAGGCGGTGAGAAGAGTGCAGGAGATTTTCAATTGA
- a CDS encoding SUF system NifU family Fe-S cluster assembly protein, which translates to MLDELYQEVILDHNKSPRNFGELEGASHRAEGHNPLCGDKVKVYLEIEDGVIADIRFQGAGCAISTASASLMTEALKGKTVEDARQLFGRFHEVVTGKREADPDTIGKLAVFQGVQKYPVRVKCASLAWHTLQAALQEKSQPVTTES; encoded by the coding sequence ATGCTGGACGAGCTTTACCAAGAGGTCATCCTCGACCACAACAAGAGCCCCCGCAACTTCGGAGAGCTGGAAGGCGCCAGCCATCGGGCTGAGGGCCACAATCCGCTTTGCGGCGACAAGGTCAAGGTCTACCTGGAGATCGAAGACGGCGTCATCGCCGACATTCGCTTTCAGGGAGCGGGCTGCGCCATTTCCACCGCCTCGGCTTCTCTGATGACCGAGGCCCTCAAGGGCAAGACGGTCGAGGACGCCCGACAGCTATTCGGCCGCTTCCACGAGGTCGTTACGGGCAAGAGGGAAGCCGATCCCGACACCATCGGCAAACTGGCGGTCTTCCAAGGGGTGCAGAAGTATCCCGTGCGCGTCAAGTGCGCCAGCTTGGCCTGGCACACGTTGCAGGCCGCCTTGCAGGAGAAAAGCCAACCGGTCACTACTGAATCCTGA
- a CDS encoding SUF system Fe-S cluster assembly protein → MSEEETTQEEAIAEIRSEHPGDLDKKVVEALREIYDPEIPVNIYDIGLIYNIDISKDAKVDIKMTLTSPMCPVADSLPPEVENRVAEVEGVEESKVEVIWDPPWTMEKMNEAAKLQLGLI, encoded by the coding sequence ATGTCTGAAGAAGAAACCACTCAAGAAGAAGCGATAGCGGAGATCCGCAGCGAGCATCCCGGCGACCTCGACAAGAAGGTGGTCGAGGCCTTGCGGGAGATCTACGATCCCGAGATTCCGGTCAACATCTACGACATCGGACTCATTTACAACATCGACATCAGCAAAGACGCCAAGGTCGACATCAAGATGACCCTGACGTCGCCCATGTGTCCGGTGGCCGACAGCCTCCCTCCCGAGGTGGAAAACCGCGTGGCCGAAGTGGAGGGCGTCGAAGAGTCGAAAGTCGAAGTGATATGGGATCCGCCCTGGACCATGGAAAAGATGAACGAGGCCGCCAAACTGCAACTGGGACTGATCTGA
- the glmS gene encoding glutamine--fructose-6-phosphate transaminase (isomerizing) has translation MCGIICYMGKRPAVPILLDGLRRLEYRGYDSAGIAVFNNGSIDRVRALGKIRELEDKLDDHRCKSWGGIAHTRWATHGAPSEINAHPHCDNSGRIFLIHNGIIENYQQIKERLLDKGYHFESETDTEVLTQLIADCYKGDLGEAVTQALRQVRGAFGIAVISRQEPGKMVVARRGSPLIIGLREGEIFAASDVAALVNHTKKVVYLEDNDIAVLTPDQHDIFNLDDADIRRMPETVDWDVDAAEKQGFPHFMLKEIFEQPQAVQNAMRGRLIEDEGTVKLGGLEPVLKRFLNMDRLIIVSCGTSFYAGLIGRYIVEHMTEIGVDVDLASEFRYRRLNLKPGTVVLAISQSGETADTLAAVREAKRKGVLVLGLVNVVGSNIARETAAGVYNHAGPEIGVASTKAFTSQVAVLYLLCLMLGRRHRMSLTEGKQFIETFRTVPEKMDRILHQADRIESLAQKYSRYSNYLFLGRQLNYPVALEGALKLKEISYRHAEGYAAGEMKHGPIALIDQDFPTICIAPRDSSYEKMISNMQEIKARGGPILGIVTEGDRQMRELCDDVIEVPQIDDLFTPFMTTIPLQLLAYYIARENGCEIDQPRNLAKSVTVE, from the coding sequence ATGTGTGGAATCATTTGCTACATGGGCAAGCGTCCGGCAGTGCCCATACTGCTGGACGGACTGAGGCGGCTTGAGTATCGGGGCTACGACTCGGCCGGAATCGCCGTCTTCAACAACGGCTCTATCGACCGCGTGCGGGCCCTGGGCAAAATCCGCGAGCTGGAAGACAAACTCGACGATCACCGCTGCAAGAGTTGGGGCGGCATCGCCCATACCCGCTGGGCCACTCACGGCGCGCCTTCGGAAATCAACGCCCATCCTCACTGCGACAATTCCGGCCGCATTTTCTTGATCCACAACGGGATCATCGAGAACTATCAGCAGATCAAGGAACGCCTCCTCGACAAGGGCTATCATTTCGAATCGGAAACCGACACCGAGGTCCTCACTCAACTGATCGCCGACTGCTACAAGGGCGACCTGGGCGAAGCCGTCACCCAAGCCTTGCGCCAGGTGAGAGGCGCCTTCGGCATAGCCGTCATCTCGCGCCAAGAGCCGGGCAAGATGGTGGTCGCCCGCCGCGGCAGTCCCCTCATCATCGGTCTGCGCGAGGGGGAGATCTTCGCCGCCTCCGACGTGGCCGCACTGGTCAACCACACCAAGAAAGTCGTCTACCTGGAAGACAACGACATCGCTGTCCTCACTCCCGATCAGCACGACATCTTCAACCTCGACGACGCCGACATCAGGCGCATGCCTGAAACCGTCGATTGGGATGTCGATGCCGCCGAAAAACAGGGCTTCCCTCACTTCATGCTGAAGGAGATCTTCGAGCAGCCTCAGGCGGTACAGAACGCCATGCGCGGACGGCTGATCGAAGACGAGGGAACGGTCAAGCTGGGCGGCCTGGAACCGGTACTGAAGCGATTCCTCAACATGGACCGGCTGATCATCGTTTCCTGCGGCACGTCCTTCTATGCCGGGCTGATCGGGCGCTACATCGTCGAGCACATGACTGAGATCGGAGTCGACGTCGACCTGGCCTCGGAGTTCCGCTACCGGCGGCTCAACCTGAAGCCGGGAACAGTCGTGCTGGCCATCAGCCAGTCGGGCGAGACGGCCGACACCCTGGCCGCCGTGCGGGAGGCCAAGCGCAAAGGCGTGCTGGTGTTGGGACTGGTCAACGTCGTGGGAAGCAACATCGCGCGTGAAACGGCGGCCGGCGTCTACAATCACGCCGGCCCCGAAATCGGGGTGGCCTCCACCAAGGCTTTCACCTCGCAGGTGGCCGTGCTTTATCTGCTCTGCCTGATGCTGGGCCGGCGACACCGCATGTCGCTGACCGAAGGCAAGCAGTTCATCGAGACCTTCCGCACCGTCCCCGAGAAGATGGACCGCATCCTCCATCAGGCCGACCGCATCGAATCATTAGCCCAGAAGTACAGTCGTTATTCCAATTACCTTTTCCTGGGCCGGCAACTCAACTACCCGGTGGCACTGGAAGGCGCCCTCAAGCTGAAGGAGATTTCCTACCGCCACGCTGAAGGCTATGCCGCCGGCGAAATGAAGCATGGCCCCATCGCCCTGATCGACCAGGACTTCCCCACCATCTGCATCGCCCCGCGAGACAGTTCCTACGAGAAGATGATCTCCAACATGCAGGAGATCAAGGCCCGCGGCGGGCCGATTCTGGGAATCGTCACCGAAGGCGACAGGCAGATGCGCGAACTCTGTGACGATGTCATCGAGGTGCCCCAGATCGACGATCTCTTCACGCCTTTTATGACCACCATTCCGCTCCAATTGCTGGCCTACTATATCGCCCGCGAAAACGGCTGCGAGATTGATCAGCCCCGCAACTTGGCCAAGTCCGTAACCGTCGAATAG